In Nitrospira sp. MA-1, the DNA window ATGGAACTGGCCGCCATGAAATGGTGAACCAGTAGGGGAATATCTTCTCGTCTGGCTCGCAAAGGCGGGAGGGTAATCTCGAACACATGAATCCGATAATAAAAATCTTCCCGAACCGTGCCTTCCGCCATAAGGACTTTCAAGTCTCTATTGGTGGCCGTAATGAGTCGAACATCGACCTGCATGCCCCGATCATCTCCAACTCGGCGAATCTCGCTTTCCTGCAGGACTCTGAGCAATTTCAATTGCAGGAGAGGGCTGGTATCCCCGATTTCATCTAAAAATAATGTGCCACCGTCGGCGGCTTGAAAAACGCCGATTTTATCGCGTATGGCCCCGGTAAATGCTCCCTTCACATGGCCAAAAAGTTCGCTTTCAAGCAAGGTTTCAGGAATGGCTGAGCAATTAATGGCGAAAAAAGGTTTGTCTTTTCGATCACTCAGGGTGTGAATGGCTCGGGCTGCCAGTTCTTTTCCGGTACCCGATTCCCCGGTGAGCAGCACCGTGACATCGCTTTGTGCAGCCAGGCGGAGGCGGCGAAACACTTCTTGCATTGCAGGGCTTTTGCCGATGAGCTGTTGAAAGGACTCACGGGATTTCGCCTGTTCCTCCAGCACCGCAATTTTTTGATTATTTAAAATAAATGAAGTGAGGTCGGTAAAGGTCCCCACAGCACCTCCGACTTGACCTTGTTCATCTCGGATGATCGAGACATTGCCGAAAAGGTAGAGTTCTCGCCCATCTTTCCCCAGGACTTTGCATTCCTGGTTACAGATTCCCCATGGATACGGGGTCGGGTTGTCCAGGAATTCCGTCAGGATGCGAAAG includes these proteins:
- a CDS encoding sigma 54-interacting transcriptional regulator, which encodes MELDFRKNPAILSNMLDVMADGVFTVDAKGHIVAWSTGAARITGYSSQDILGKSCHILEGQNCKGFRILTEFLDNPTPYPWGICNQECKVLGKDGRELYLFGNVSIIRDEQGQVGGAVGTFTDLTSFILNNQKIAVLEEQAKSRESFQQLIGKSPAMQEVFRRLRLAAQSDVTVLLTGESGTGKELAARAIHTLSDRKDKPFFAINCSAIPETLLESELFGHVKGAFTGAIRDKIGVFQAADGGTLFLDEIGDTSPLLQLKLLRVLQESEIRRVGDDRGMQVDVRLITATNRDLKVLMAEGTVREDFYYRIHVFEITLPPLRARREDIPLLVHHFMAASSMTFRREIGDIAQDALQRLIDYNWPGNVRELKNAIEHAFVTVNGDCLTLWDLPSEVQRPQRSKSIKPISPQAEPSLPPDEEARIAEALQQTKGNKTEAAKLLGVSRVTLWKKIKQLQSPPHT